A stretch of Paenibacillus peoriae DNA encodes these proteins:
- the spoIIIAD gene encoding stage III sporulation protein AD has translation MEIIQVVGFALIATVLILVIKEQKPMFAFLIATAAGIVIFLLLIGKIGSVVAVLERLARSSGMDMIYFKTVLKIIGIAYIAEFGAQIVRDAGQDGIASKIELTGKVLIMVLAIPIISIIIDTILKLMPA, from the coding sequence ATGGAAATTATTCAGGTGGTGGGCTTCGCCCTCATTGCCACAGTCCTTATTTTAGTCATTAAGGAACAGAAGCCGATGTTTGCCTTTTTGATTGCAACAGCTGCGGGAATCGTCATTTTTTTGCTGCTGATTGGCAAGATCGGATCTGTGGTTGCTGTACTGGAGCGACTGGCCCGGTCTTCAGGCATGGACATGATCTATTTTAAAACCGTCTTGAAAATAATCGGTATCGCTTATATTGCTGAATTTGGAGCGCAAATCGTTCGGGATGCAGGACAAGACGGGATTGCTTCCAAAATTGAGCTTACCGGAAAGGTACTCATTATGGTGCTCGCAATCCCAATTATCAGCATTATTATTGATACCATTCTGAAGCTGATGCCCGCCTGA
- the spoIIIAC gene encoding stage III sporulation protein AC, whose product MNLEVNAIFQIAGIGIIIAMIHTVLKQMGKEDMAHWVTVIGFVVVLFMVVRMLDNLLQEIKSIFLFQ is encoded by the coding sequence ATGAATTTAGAAGTGAACGCAATTTTCCAAATTGCCGGAATTGGCATTATTATCGCTATGATTCATACCGTATTAAAGCAAATGGGCAAAGAAGACATGGCGCACTGGGTAACGGTCATCGGCTTCGTCGTGGTCCTGTTCATGGTGGTGCGAATGCTGGATAACCTTCTGCAAGAGATCAAATCTATCTTTCTTTTTCAGTAG
- the spoIIIAB gene encoding stage III sporulation protein SpoIIIAB, with the protein MLKLLGAALVILAATLAGWQRARQFAMRPRQIRELILALQRLTTEVSYGVSPLPDAFAKTGEPLREPLRTLFQQASRWMHPSFGLTARESLHKAIEDSWSRSSMKQAEKEAMRQLAYSLGTSDREDQIKHIALTIQQLSHEEAQAQADQVRYERMSRSLGLLIGALIVILIY; encoded by the coding sequence ATGCTTAAGCTGCTGGGTGCAGCCTTGGTTATACTGGCCGCTACGCTGGCAGGTTGGCAACGGGCAAGGCAGTTTGCAATGAGGCCGCGGCAAATCAGGGAGTTGATTCTTGCGCTGCAAAGATTGACCACCGAGGTTTCCTACGGGGTGTCTCCGCTACCAGATGCTTTCGCCAAGACAGGAGAGCCCTTGCGAGAGCCCTTACGCACTCTGTTTCAGCAAGCCTCACGCTGGATGCACCCCTCTTTTGGCCTGACTGCCAGAGAAAGCTTGCATAAAGCCATTGAAGACTCGTGGAGCCGTTCCTCTATGAAGCAAGCCGAGAAGGAAGCGATGCGGCAGCTTGCTTACAGTCTTGGAACCAGCGACCGTGAAGACCAGATCAAGCACATTGCGTTGACCATCCAGCAGTTATCCCATGAGGAAGCGCAGGCGCAGGCAGATCAGGTGAGGTACGAGCGTATGAGCAGGAGCCTGGGACTGCTGATCGGAGCATTGATCGTCATTTTGATCTATTAG
- the spoIIIAA gene encoding stage III sporulation protein AA, with protein MEWLELFPEPLHGILGRLPETVFEQLEEIRVREGRPLEINANGEHHFVTSAGQLTLNHVEAYKPDREDAHRLLDFISNHSLYTMEEELRKGFITIPGGHRIGLAGRTVLNRGRVEHLRDISSFNVRIARAIPGIADRILPYVADRMSGKIRHTLILSPPQHGKTTLLRDLARQLSYGGMESHGGRRNGLKVGIIDERSEIAGSHKGIPGFDVGPRTDVLDGCPKAEGMMMMIRSMSPDVLIVDEIGRPEDAEAVREALHAGIAVIASAHGRDVAEMATRSAFAGLTTGQELFQLYVMLERTSRGVSFRLADAKQRRLTLSGEGQNGGISYA; from the coding sequence ATGGAATGGCTGGAGTTATTTCCCGAACCGTTGCACGGTATACTCGGAAGGCTTCCAGAAACGGTATTTGAGCAACTGGAAGAAATCCGGGTCAGGGAAGGAAGGCCGTTGGAAATTAATGCAAACGGTGAACATCATTTTGTAACGTCTGCTGGTCAGCTGACTTTGAACCATGTGGAAGCCTATAAGCCTGACCGTGAGGATGCCCACCGACTGCTGGATTTTATCAGCAATCATTCCCTCTATACGATGGAAGAGGAGCTTCGTAAAGGGTTTATTACGATCCCTGGCGGTCATCGTATTGGCTTGGCAGGGAGAACCGTGCTCAACCGAGGACGAGTGGAGCATTTGAGGGATATAAGCAGCTTTAATGTAAGAATTGCGCGTGCAATTCCCGGCATAGCTGATCGGATATTGCCTTATGTAGCAGATCGAATGTCCGGGAAAATCCGGCATACCCTCATTTTGTCCCCTCCTCAGCATGGCAAAACGACACTGCTTAGGGACTTGGCTCGGCAACTCAGTTACGGAGGGATGGAAAGCCATGGGGGGCGACGGAATGGACTCAAGGTAGGCATTATAGACGAACGCTCTGAGATCGCTGGTAGTCACAAAGGTATCCCGGGTTTTGATGTCGGGCCTCGCACCGATGTATTGGACGGATGTCCGAAAGCAGAAGGCATGATGATGATGATCCGCTCGATGTCACCGGATGTCCTCATTGTTGATGAAATCGGACGACCGGAAGATGCGGAGGCGGTGCGCGAAGCGCTCCATGCAGGCATTGCAGTCATTGCTTCCGCACATGGTCGCGATGTGGCTGAAATGGCGACCCGGTCTGCTTTTGCTGGATTAACTACAGGACAAGAGCTATTTCAACTCTACGTCATGCTGGAGCGGACGAGCCGGGGCGTCTCATTCCGACTGGCAGATGCCAAGCAACGCAGGCTTACACTGTCTGGAGAAGGGCAGAATGGGGGTATCTCCTATGCTTAA
- a CDS encoding aspartate kinase codes for MSLYVMKFGGSSVGDTERMKRVAKRVVEKQSEGHQCVVVVSAMGDTTDELIDQAKLLNEQLPARELDMLMTTGEQISIALLSMAIQQLGHEAVSFTGWQAGFRTESDFGRARITDIQPQRVLDALSSNKIVVVAGFQGMSVEGDITTLGRGGSDTTAVALAAAIQADACEIYTDVDGIYSTDPRIVKVARKLKEISYDEMLELANLGAAVLHPRAVEYAKHNRVPLIVRSSFNHNEGTVVKEDAVMEQGVVVSGIAYDKNVARISILGVADIPGVLAKVFGTLAAAKIDVDIIVQSGVEAGKADFSFTVALTDREAALKTLEGIRGELPYREVTSEENLVKVSIVGAGMVSHPGVAAQMFAVLAEQGVSIKMVSTSEIKVSCVIEAGKLHEVIQALHTAYNLDTEEQAFVGGPQDRR; via the coding sequence TTGTCTTTGTATGTCATGAAATTCGGAGGCAGTTCCGTCGGTGACACGGAGCGCATGAAACGCGTGGCAAAACGCGTTGTGGAGAAACAGAGTGAAGGGCATCAATGTGTAGTGGTCGTTTCCGCAATGGGAGACACGACAGACGAACTGATTGACCAGGCCAAATTGTTGAATGAGCAGTTGCCTGCACGTGAGTTGGATATGTTGATGACGACAGGTGAGCAAATTTCAATCGCCTTGTTGTCGATGGCTATTCAGCAGTTGGGTCATGAAGCGGTATCGTTTACGGGATGGCAGGCTGGTTTCCGTACTGAATCTGACTTTGGTCGAGCACGGATTACGGATATTCAACCTCAGCGTGTGCTGGATGCACTGAGCAGCAACAAGATCGTTGTTGTAGCTGGTTTCCAAGGGATGTCTGTAGAGGGAGACATTACGACGTTGGGACGTGGTGGATCTGATACGACGGCGGTTGCGCTGGCGGCGGCGATTCAAGCGGATGCCTGTGAAATTTACACGGATGTGGACGGCATTTATTCAACAGATCCACGGATCGTGAAGGTTGCTCGTAAGCTAAAAGAAATTTCTTATGATGAAATGCTGGAATTAGCTAATCTGGGTGCAGCTGTATTGCATCCTCGTGCGGTAGAATATGCCAAACATAACCGGGTACCGCTGATCGTGCGGTCCAGTTTTAACCATAATGAAGGAACGGTCGTAAAGGAGGATGCAGTAATGGAACAAGGCGTTGTAGTCAGTGGGATTGCATATGATAAAAATGTAGCAAGAATCAGTATTTTGGGCGTCGCCGATATTCCCGGTGTACTGGCGAAAGTATTTGGAACACTGGCGGCAGCCAAAATTGATGTAGACATTATTGTACAGAGCGGGGTTGAAGCTGGTAAAGCGGATTTCTCCTTTACAGTAGCTCTGACGGATCGTGAAGCGGCACTGAAGACGCTGGAAGGTATTCGTGGAGAGCTTCCGTACCGTGAAGTAACGTCTGAGGAAAACTTGGTGAAGGTTTCCATTGTAGGTGCAGGAATGGTTAGCCATCCGGGTGTTGCTGCGCAAATGTTTGCCGTACTGGCAGAGCAAGGCGTTAGCATTAAAATGGTAAGCACATCTGAAATCAAAGTATCGTGTGTAATTGAAGCGGGTAAGCTTCATGAGGTTATTCAGGCGTTGCATACAGCTTATAACCTGGACACCGAGGAGCAAGCGTTTGTGGGTGGACCGCAAGACCGTCGTTAA
- the efp gene encoding elongation factor P, with product MINVNDFKTGLTVEVDGDIFTVLDFQHVKPGKGAAFVRSKLKNLRNGNTVERTFRAGETIGRAQIENRGVSYLYASADDHTFMDNETYDQFTLSSDQLKWELNFLKENMNVNIVSYNGEILGINLPTSVELKVIETEPGIKGNTATGATKNAKLETGLNVQVPLFINQDDVLLIDTRDGKYMSRA from the coding sequence GTGATTAACGTTAATGATTTTAAAACAGGTTTGACCGTCGAGGTAGACGGAGATATTTTTACGGTGCTGGATTTCCAACACGTAAAACCGGGTAAAGGTGCAGCATTCGTACGCTCCAAGTTGAAAAACTTGCGTAACGGTAACACCGTTGAACGTACATTCCGTGCGGGTGAAACGATCGGTCGGGCGCAAATCGAAAACCGCGGTGTATCTTATCTGTATGCTAGTGCAGACGATCATACATTCATGGATAATGAAACATATGATCAATTCACATTGTCCAGCGATCAACTGAAATGGGAACTTAACTTCCTGAAAGAAAACATGAATGTAAATATCGTTAGCTATAACGGCGAAATCCTGGGTATTAACCTGCCTACCAGCGTTGAACTCAAAGTAATCGAAACAGAACCAGGTATTAAAGGTAATACAGCTACAGGTGCTACCAAAAATGCCAAATTGGAAACGGGTTTGAATGTTCAAGTTCCTTTGTTCATTAACCAAGATGACGTATTGTTAATTGATACACGTGACGGCAAATACATGTCTCGCGCATAA
- a CDS encoding M24 family metallopeptidase, whose product MKNDRVLKLRLALGEHNLRAMLITSPVNRRYLTGFTGSAGYVLITESHSYLLTDFRYMTQATEQAEGFTVVQHAAQVMETVKELLSSHQISETGFEQDAVTVATHKAYSEDLSPISLVPVSGIVEKLRVYKDAEELEVMQRAADLADATFAHILPYIKPGVSERELDLEMEFFMRKQGATSSSFDTIVASGVRSALPHGVASAKLVQAGELITFDFGALLDGYCSDLTRTVATQGDLAPQLREIYDIVLKAQLHALEHIKPGMTGREADALTRDIIASHGYGDNFGHSTGHGLGLEVHESTRLSKASDDILEPGMVVTVEPGIYVPGLGGVRIEDDIVITDSGIKLLTHSSKEFTVV is encoded by the coding sequence ATGAAGAATGACCGGGTGTTAAAGCTGCGGCTGGCGCTGGGCGAGCATAATCTGCGGGCTATGCTGATTACTAGCCCTGTCAATCGTCGATATTTGACAGGCTTCACAGGTTCGGCAGGTTATGTGCTGATTACGGAATCCCATAGCTATTTGCTGACTGACTTTCGCTATATGACGCAAGCGACCGAACAAGCCGAAGGCTTCACGGTAGTGCAGCACGCTGCACAGGTCATGGAAACGGTGAAAGAATTGCTGTCTTCCCATCAGATCAGCGAAACAGGCTTTGAGCAAGACGCTGTAACTGTTGCGACGCATAAAGCTTATAGCGAAGATTTGTCACCTATTTCACTGGTTCCGGTGTCGGGCATTGTAGAGAAATTACGGGTGTACAAGGATGCAGAAGAGCTGGAAGTGATGCAGCGGGCAGCGGATTTGGCAGATGCTACTTTTGCACACATTTTACCTTACATCAAGCCAGGTGTCAGCGAGCGTGAGCTGGATCTGGAAATGGAATTCTTCATGCGCAAGCAGGGAGCTACATCCTCTTCATTTGACACAATTGTGGCTTCTGGGGTTCGTTCGGCATTGCCTCATGGCGTAGCCAGTGCTAAGTTAGTACAAGCAGGCGAGCTGATTACGTTTGATTTTGGTGCGTTGCTGGATGGCTATTGCTCCGATTTGACACGTACAGTGGCCACACAAGGGGATTTAGCGCCCCAGTTGCGTGAGATCTACGATATTGTACTTAAGGCGCAACTTCACGCACTTGAACATATTAAGCCGGGCATGACAGGCCGTGAAGCGGATGCTCTGACCCGGGATATTATTGCAAGCCATGGCTATGGAGACAATTTCGGGCACAGTACAGGTCATGGTCTGGGTCTTGAAGTACATGAATCTACACGCCTGTCGAAGGCGAGTGATGATATTCTGGAGCCGGGCATGGTGGTAACGGTCGAGCCAGGTATCTATGTGCCTGGATTGGGCGGTGTACGGATCGAGGATGATATCGTTATTACAGATAGCGGCATCAAATTATTAACACATTCGAGCAAAGAATTTACAGTCGTTTAA
- a CDS encoding YqhR family membrane protein: protein MSETFSIPKIGHEQEQPRGSQDQRNHNDSGRGRQQSGKIHTPLIPFALELGFFSGLLWGLLRWLFYKLHFTVVAPGFLAEPFFKHSFMNTMAGHLVGLLFFIGLSVVASLVYTLLLRRFKGPLPGIVYGLIWWVVLFVLTGPKLGMMNAPDRLTWNSLYTEICVFLLWGLFIGYTVAVEYTDERKREPEKAES, encoded by the coding sequence ATGAGCGAAACCTTCTCTATACCCAAGATAGGACATGAACAGGAGCAACCTCGTGGATCTCAGGATCAACGTAATCATAACGACAGTGGTAGAGGCAGGCAGCAGTCAGGCAAAATACATACGCCTCTCATTCCTTTTGCGCTTGAGTTGGGTTTTTTTTCGGGTTTGCTCTGGGGATTGCTGCGCTGGCTGTTTTATAAGTTGCACTTTACCGTAGTAGCGCCTGGCTTTCTCGCAGAGCCTTTTTTCAAGCATTCATTTATGAACACCATGGCGGGACATCTGGTAGGGCTACTGTTTTTTATTGGATTATCCGTCGTAGCTTCACTGGTGTACACTCTGTTGCTGCGCAGATTTAAGGGTCCTTTACCCGGCATTGTGTATGGCCTGATTTGGTGGGTTGTTTTATTTGTATTAACAGGTCCTAAGCTAGGGATGATGAATGCTCCTGATCGGTTAACATGGAATTCCCTGTATACGGAAATTTGTGTGTTTTTACTGTGGGGACTATTTATCGGATATACCGTTGCTGTCGAGTATACGGATGAAAGAAAGCGCGAGCCTGAGAAAGCTGAGAGCTGA
- a CDS encoding ABC transporter substrate-binding protein, with translation MKKGFIGILLLMVFTLTLAGCGAADNASDKDQVATSGSKPTDTATGPVTVKHNRGEITLDKPAQRVVVLEWTFTEDLVALGVQPVGNADNANYKVYVTPEAALDSSVVDVGTRNEPNLEAIAALKPDLIISNVDGNEAIYEQLKAIAPTIEYNLNNGNGYDHDKMVEIFNSIAVALGKEDKAKQVLAELDQHYAEAKEKLAAAGKSDYHYVLTQAFTSQNAASLRMFSDNSVVVATLAKIGMINDWKPSKVEPYGFTTVGIEALSAVQNSNFIYIVQPDDDVFGAPMKNNSVWNGLNFVKEKRTYPLNGTTWTFGGPLSSKGLVDQVVGAITQ, from the coding sequence ATGAAAAAGGGATTCATCGGGATTTTATTGTTAATGGTTTTTACGCTCACTCTGGCAGGTTGCGGAGCAGCCGACAATGCATCGGACAAAGATCAGGTAGCCACATCGGGTAGTAAACCGACTGACACAGCGACCGGTCCTGTGACGGTAAAGCATAATCGTGGTGAGATCACGCTCGACAAGCCCGCACAGCGTGTCGTAGTGCTGGAATGGACATTTACAGAGGATTTGGTTGCGTTGGGCGTTCAGCCAGTGGGTAATGCTGACAATGCCAACTACAAGGTATACGTGACACCGGAGGCGGCTCTGGATAGTAGCGTGGTCGATGTCGGCACGCGTAACGAGCCGAATCTGGAAGCGATTGCTGCATTGAAGCCGGATCTGATCATTTCCAATGTTGATGGGAATGAAGCTATCTATGAGCAACTTAAGGCCATCGCTCCTACGATCGAATATAATCTGAACAATGGTAATGGCTACGATCATGATAAAATGGTAGAAATTTTTAATAGCATCGCGGTTGCTCTGGGAAAAGAAGACAAAGCTAAGCAGGTGCTTGCCGAACTGGATCAGCATTATGCTGAAGCCAAAGAAAAGCTCGCCGCTGCTGGCAAGTCGGATTATCATTATGTACTGACACAAGCTTTCACTTCGCAAAATGCGGCCAGCCTCCGTATGTTTTCGGATAACTCAGTCGTCGTGGCAACACTGGCGAAGATCGGTATGATTAATGATTGGAAACCAAGCAAAGTTGAACCGTATGGCTTTACAACCGTCGGTATTGAAGCTCTGTCTGCTGTTCAGAACAGCAACTTTATCTATATTGTGCAGCCGGACGATGATGTTTTCGGGGCACCTATGAAAAATAATTCGGTCTGGAACGGTCTGAATTTCGTTAAAGAAAAACGCACCTATCCACTGAACGGTACGACATGGACATTTGGCGGCCCCCTCTCATCAAAAGGACTGGTTGACCAGGTTGTTGGGGCAATTACGCAATAG
- a CDS encoding DUF1385 domain-containing protein, whose protein sequence is MSQASKPVSYGGQAVIEGVMFGGKRVNVTAVRRKTGEITYLEVPRKEQSWVSKFRRIPLLRGIVSIIDSSAKGTKHLNYSADAYADDEVDPEERAEQKKKEESRWSLSMMIGVAAVGIISFLFGKIVLTLVPVVVEDFLFDGLFHSQILHNLAEGAIKLILLLAYLWGISQTPLIKRLFQYHGAEHKVITAFEAGEELTPANVQKYSRLHYRCGSSFIMLTVIIGVLVYSLFTYDNLWERMGQRLLLLPIVLGLSFEFLKLTNALREIPVLRYLGYPGLWLQLLTTKEPTDDQVEVSIASFKRMLELDAELENVPVKETFNSPALDPVKG, encoded by the coding sequence TTGTCACAAGCATCCAAGCCTGTGAGCTACGGTGGTCAGGCAGTCATTGAAGGTGTCATGTTCGGCGGCAAGCGTGTCAATGTCACGGCAGTTCGCCGCAAAACTGGCGAAATCACATATTTGGAAGTACCACGCAAGGAGCAATCCTGGGTATCCAAATTCCGCAGAATTCCTTTATTGCGGGGGATTGTAAGCATCATCGACTCCAGCGCCAAAGGTACCAAGCATTTGAACTATTCAGCCGATGCGTATGCTGATGATGAAGTAGATCCGGAAGAACGCGCTGAGCAAAAGAAAAAAGAAGAATCTCGCTGGAGTCTGAGTATGATGATCGGTGTAGCGGCAGTCGGGATTATCTCCTTTTTGTTCGGCAAAATTGTGTTAACCCTCGTTCCGGTTGTTGTAGAAGACTTCCTGTTCGACGGCTTGTTTCACAGCCAAATTTTGCATAACCTCGCCGAAGGAGCCATTAAGCTGATTCTGCTGCTGGCTTATTTATGGGGCATTTCCCAAACTCCATTGATCAAACGACTGTTTCAATATCACGGTGCAGAGCATAAAGTAATTACGGCATTCGAAGCTGGAGAAGAACTAACCCCGGCCAATGTGCAAAAATACAGCCGTTTGCATTACCGCTGCGGTAGCAGCTTTATTATGCTGACCGTGATCATCGGGGTACTAGTCTATTCCCTATTCACCTACGATAATCTGTGGGAGCGTATGGGGCAACGGCTTCTACTGCTTCCGATCGTACTGGGGCTTTCTTTTGAATTTCTCAAGCTGACCAATGCTCTTCGTGAAATTCCGGTACTTCGTTATTTAGGTTACCCCGGTCTGTGGCTGCAACTACTTACCACCAAAGAACCGACTGATGATCAAGTGGAGGTATCCATTGCCTCATTTAAGCGTATGCTTGAATTGGATGCTGAGTTGGAAAATGTACCTGTAAAGGAGACCTTCAACAGTCCTGCACTTGATCCTGTGAAAGGATGA
- a CDS encoding patatin-like phospholipase family protein: MLINAVFQGGGVKGISLAGAVKAAEEHGIVFNRLAGTSSGAIVAALLAAGYSADEMKAVIEKTPLVKLLRRSPVFNIKWVGPAARIFLKKGLYSGEALEHWVRELLRAKGVRTFADLPPGKLRIIASDITNGRILVLPEDIKRFGINPSSLEVAKAIRMSTSIPYFFDPVMLRLDSALAKGKTFSQQFVFVVDGALLSNLPLWLFDEPVNEREAKTIPTVGFQMVGKTGTETKVSYIRGPLTMLQAIFDTMLSAHDERYIEQENRYRTIKIPTLGIRTAQFNISTVQSDLLYASGVQAGDAFFHKWSITSYQQQYSKYQLMKDTMYAMK, translated from the coding sequence ATGCTGATCAATGCTGTGTTCCAGGGTGGAGGGGTTAAGGGAATTTCGCTGGCGGGTGCAGTTAAGGCTGCGGAGGAGCATGGAATTGTATTCAATCGTTTGGCAGGTACATCATCAGGTGCTATTGTAGCTGCTTTATTGGCTGCGGGATACTCTGCGGATGAAATGAAAGCCGTAATTGAGAAAACCCCCTTGGTTAAGTTGTTACGACGTTCTCCAGTGTTCAATATTAAGTGGGTTGGACCAGCAGCTCGTATCTTTCTTAAAAAAGGTCTCTATTCAGGGGAGGCACTGGAGCACTGGGTACGTGAGCTGTTACGAGCTAAGGGAGTGCGTACGTTTGCGGATTTACCTCCTGGCAAACTGCGCATTATTGCATCAGATATCACGAATGGACGCATTCTGGTGCTTCCTGAGGATATCAAACGTTTCGGTATAAATCCTTCTTCACTGGAGGTAGCAAAGGCCATTCGGATGAGCACAAGTATCCCTTACTTTTTTGATCCCGTTATGTTAAGACTTGATTCTGCACTTGCCAAGGGAAAAACCTTTTCCCAGCAATTTGTATTTGTAGTTGATGGGGCTTTACTAAGCAATTTGCCTTTGTGGCTTTTTGATGAGCCTGTAAATGAACGAGAGGCCAAAACGATTCCAACGGTAGGGTTTCAAATGGTGGGCAAGACGGGTACGGAGACCAAAGTTTCTTATATACGGGGTCCATTGACCATGCTACAGGCTATTTTTGATACCATGCTATCAGCACACGATGAACGATATATTGAGCAGGAGAATCGGTATCGGACGATTAAAATTCCAACATTGGGGATCCGCACTGCACAATTTAACATTTCTACAGTGCAAAGTGATTTGCTGTATGCTTCCGGTGTGCAGGCAGGGGATGCTTTTTTCCACAAATGGAGCATCACTTCTTACCAGCAGCAGTATAGCAAATACCAATTGATGAAGGATACCATGTACGCTATGAAATGA
- a CDS encoding family 10 glycosylhydrolase: MNRKKIVALAAGILLAVQTAIVPGVQAASTGDIEIILDGQSLQSDASPYIVQGANVTMVPLRVISEGLGAQVNWSESSGTVTITAQNKNISMENGAQSATVNGKSVRLDASARMTSGRVMVPLRFVGEELGLKVDWQASERVITLSSGKEGVSTGGSSSAGNSASTSDTSASGNQESVSTDQGASDNEQTVVTSPSTSEDGSSSSQANVVQVKASTSMRGAWISTINGDWPSSAARSSSEKQKQEFTKMLDDLQGMGINAVFVQVRASGDALYPSSLVPWSKYLTNTQGKNPGYDPLKFMISESHKRGMEFHAWFNPFRANSTGTTSGLAANHVANQHPDWIVKNGSQLYINPGIPAARQHVIAAIMEVVDGYDIDGVHLDDYFYPYSGTFDDDATFKAYNANKISNKGDWRRDNVNSFVRDLGKSIHASKSKVQFGISPFGVWRNKSQDLTGSDTKAGVTAYDTTFADVRTWINKEWIDYVAPQIYWSIGFPAAGYDKLVAWWSNEVKNSDVKLYIGHSPYKIGTPEKGWQTAQELIKQLELNKDYKQVKGDIYFSAQHLRKNPYGLIQLLQNYYQM, from the coding sequence ATGAATCGAAAGAAAATAGTGGCATTGGCTGCAGGCATACTCTTAGCAGTGCAGACTGCCATCGTTCCTGGAGTCCAAGCAGCTTCAACTGGTGATATTGAAATTATATTGGACGGACAGTCCCTGCAAAGTGACGCATCACCGTATATTGTACAGGGAGCCAATGTTACGATGGTTCCTTTGCGAGTGATTAGTGAGGGATTGGGCGCTCAGGTCAACTGGTCGGAATCGTCCGGTACGGTAACGATTACAGCACAGAACAAAAATATATCTATGGAGAATGGTGCACAAAGCGCTACGGTGAATGGTAAGTCCGTTCGACTGGATGCATCTGCCCGTATGACAAGCGGAAGAGTCATGGTGCCACTGCGTTTTGTTGGGGAAGAGTTGGGATTAAAAGTGGATTGGCAAGCTTCAGAGCGAGTCATTACGTTAAGCAGTGGTAAGGAAGGTGTCTCTACGGGTGGGAGTAGCTCGGCGGGAAACAGTGCTTCCACATCAGATACGTCTGCATCTGGCAATCAGGAGAGTGTAAGTACGGATCAGGGAGCCAGCGATAATGAGCAGACGGTTGTCACTTCACCGTCTACTAGTGAGGACGGTTCAAGTTCTTCACAGGCAAATGTTGTTCAGGTAAAGGCTTCAACCTCCATGCGTGGGGCATGGATTTCTACCATTAATGGAGATTGGCCTTCTTCCGCTGCTCGAAGCAGCTCCGAGAAGCAAAAACAGGAGTTTACTAAAATGCTTGATGATTTGCAGGGGATGGGCATCAATGCGGTATTTGTTCAGGTTCGTGCCAGCGGTGATGCGCTCTACCCGTCGAGTCTCGTACCCTGGAGCAAGTATTTGACCAACACCCAAGGTAAAAATCCAGGCTATGATCCCTTGAAATTTATGATTAGCGAATCGCATAAGCGAGGGATGGAATTCCATGCCTGGTTTAATCCGTTCCGTGCGAATTCTACAGGAACAACCAGCGGTTTGGCTGCAAACCATGTGGCTAATCAGCACCCGGACTGGATTGTTAAGAATGGTAGCCAATTGTACATCAATCCAGGAATTCCGGCTGCACGTCAGCATGTCATTGCGGCGATTATGGAGGTCGTGGACGGATATGATATTGACGGCGTCCATTTGGACGATTATTTTTATCCTTACAGCGGGACTTTTGATGATGATGCGACCTTCAAAGCATATAATGCCAACAAAATCTCTAATAAGGGCGACTGGCGGAGAGATAATGTGAACAGTTTTGTTCGCGATTTGGGCAAAAGCATTCATGCCAGCAAGTCTAAAGTTCAATTCGGAATTAGCCCATTTGGAGTGTGGCGCAACAAATCTCAGGACTTAACGGGTTCAGACACGAAGGCAGGCGTTACAGCGTATGATACGACGTTTGCGGATGTGAGAACCTGGATTAACAAAGAATGGATTGACTATGTAGCTCCACAAATTTACTGGAGTATCGGTTTCCCTGCGGCTGGATATGACAAGCTTGTCGCATGGTGGTCCAATGAGGTCAAAAATTCAGATGTTAAGCTATATATCGGTCATTCTCCGTATAAAATCGGCACCCCTGAAAAGGGCTGGCAAACGGCTCAAGAGCTAATTAAGCAGCTTGAACTGAACAAAGATTATAAACAGGTCAAAGGGGATATTTACTTTAGTGCACAGCATTTGCGTAAAAATCCATATGGACTCATTCAGCTTCTTCAAAATTATTATCAAATGTGA